The proteins below come from a single Eucalyptus grandis isolate ANBG69807.140 chromosome 3, ASM1654582v1, whole genome shotgun sequence genomic window:
- the LOC104439558 gene encoding O-acyltransferase WSD1-like — protein sequence MQTINDVLFGIISAGFFKYLDHQSPNAVREGTRLTGVAAVNLQEQPGLQELSNLMKGDPGLQWGNKFKILFLPVHYCRSYGDPLEYLRKAKSMIDRKKKSLEAHFSYRIEDIVMTYLGARIANLLNYRIICNTTFTISNVLSPQEEIAVMGNPITYIRVNSSSLPHALTMHMVSYAGRTDMQILVAKDIITDPDFLAKCFEDTLLEMKAAASTALKK from the exons ATGCAGACCATTAACGATGTTCTCTTCGGGATCATATCAGCCGGCTTCTTCAAATACTTGGACCACCAATCTCCCAATG CTGTGCGGGAAGGGACTCGACTAACGGGAGTGGCAGCTGTTAACTTGCAAGAACAACCGGGATTGCAG GAATTATCCAATTTGATGAAAGGTGACCCAGGACTGCAGTGGGGCAACAAGTTCAAGATACTCTTCCTCCCCGTTCACTACTGCAGAAGCTATGGCGACCCTCTCGAATACCTGAGAAAAGCTAAGTCGATGATCGACCGGAAGAAGAAGTCCCTGGAGGCTCACTTCTCCTACAGAATCGAGGATATCGTCATGACTTATCTAGGAGCACGT ATCGCGAACCTGCTCAACTACAGGATCATCTGCAACACCACCTTCACTATCTCAAACGTGCTCAGCCCGCAAGAGGAGATCGCGGTCATGGGCAACCCCATCACGTACATACGGGTGAACTCCTCGAGTTTACCTCAC GCACTCACGATGCACATGGTGAGCTATGCGGGGAGGACGGACATGCAGATTCTGGTGGCCAAGGACATCATCACCGACCCTGATTTTCTGGCCAAGTGCTTTGAGGATACTTTGCTCGAAATGAAAGCAGCAGCTTCTACTGCCTTGAAGAAATAA
- the LOC104437282 gene encoding O-acyltransferase WSD1-like, which yields MGSPENGSDEPLTPTGRLVLQKEMNLVIYSAIGMKQPLDVDALKSMIQSSPMFTHPRFCSLLVQDSAGREHWRRTCLDIDRHVIPVYGPIAEGLSDEAAVNEYLVDLSTDLPGFLGDDKPLWDVHLLMAQRCMVFRIHHALGDGISLMSMFLVLCRRVDDPEALPTIRPPSSAKRRRGSGGEWWKAVMRVLGVVWFTLVFVVEFMLRSMWVSDRKTPVSSGAGVELWPRKLATARFWLEDMKAVKSAVANATINDVLFGIISAGLVKYLDHRSPNAVREGTQITGMAMVNLREQPGLQELSTLMKDNPGLQWGNKVGILLLPVHYHRSCGDPLEYLRKAKSMIDRKKKSLEAHFSYKIREMVMSYPGARAATLLNYRIFCNTTFTISNMFSPHEEIAAVGNPITYIRVNVSGLPHALTLHMVSYAGRADMQIQVAKDIIPDPEFLAECFEDALLEMKAAASTALNSKK from the exons ATGGGATCCCCAGAGAACGGCTCCGACGAGCCCCTGACACCAACGGGGCGCCTGGTCCTCCAGAAGGAGATGAACCTGGTGATCTACAGCGCCATCGGCATGAAGCAACCCCTCGATGTCGACGCCCTCAAGTCGATGATCCAGAGCTCCCCCATGTTTACGCACCCCAGGTTCTGTAGCCTCTTGGTGCAGGATTCTGCAGGCCGAGAGCACTGGAGGAGGACCTGCTTGGACATTGATCGCCATGTCATCCCAGTCTATGGGCCCATCGCTGAAGGCCTCTCTGACGAGGCAGCTGTCAACGAGTACCTCGTCGACCTGTCCACCGACTTGCCGGGGTTCTTGGGCGACGACAAGCCCCTGTGGGACGTCCACCTCCTGATGGCCCAACGGTGTATGGTGTTCCGGATCCACCACGCACTTGGCGATGGGATCTCGCTAATGTCGATGTTCCTGGTGTTATGCCGGCGGGTGGACGACCCCGAGGCGCTGCCGACGATCCGTCCTCCATCATCGGCTAAGAGGAGGAGGGGCAGCGGCGGCGAGTGGTGGAAGGCGGTAATGAGGGTTTTGGGGGTGGTGTGGTTCACGTTGGTCTTCGTGGTGGAGTTCATGCTGCGGAGCATGTGGGTGAGCGACCGGAAGACACCGGTGAGCAGCGGCGCAGGGGTGGAACTCTGGCCGAGGAAGCTGGCCACGGCAAGGTTTTGGCTGGAGGACATGAAAGCGGTCAAGTCAGCAGTCGCTAATGCG ACCATTAATGATGTTCTCTTCGGGATCATATCGGCCGGCTTGGTCAAATACTTGGACCACCGATCTCCCAATG CCGTGCGGGAAGGGACTCAAATAACCGGAATGGCAATGGTTAATCTGCGAGAACAACCCGGATTGCAG GAACTATCCACTTTGATGAAAGACAACCCGGGTCTGCAGTGGGGCAACAAGGTCGGGATTCTCCTCCTCCCTGTTCACTACCACAGAAGCTGCGGCGACCCTCTCGAATACCTGAGAAAAGCCAAGTCGATGATTGACCGAAAGAAGAAATCCCTGGAGGCTCACTTCTCGTACAAAATCCGCGAAATGGTCATGTCTTATCCAGGAGCACGT GCTGCGACCCTGCTCAACTACAGGATCTTCTGCAACACCACGTTCACCATCTCGAACATGTTCAGCCCGCACGAGGAGATCGCGGCTGTCGGCAACCCTATCACGTACATAAGGGTGAACGTTTCGGGTTTACCCCAC GCACTCACATTGCACATGGTGAGCTATGCGGGGAGGGCAGACATGCAGATTCAGGTGGCCAAGGACATCATCCCGGACCCTGAATTTCTGGCCGAGTGCTTTGAGGATGCTCTACTCGAAATGAAAGCAGCAGCTTCTACAGCCTTGAATTCAAAGAAGTAA